The nucleotide window CTCGGCGCGCTACTGGCCATCCCGCCGCTGCTCGTCGCTGGCGCACCGCTGCGCTGGCTGATCGGGACGACGGTCTGTCTCTCGGTCGGCTACGCGCTCGTCCGCCGGCGAGTGCCCGCAGTAACCGAGCATCTGATCGGGTTCGTCCCTGCCACGATGACCGAGTACGTCCCCGAACGGTTCGTCGAGGGCTGAGGCGACCATTACGGATCGCCGACCCTGCCGACGCCGCAGTCGGATTCCGTCGACGTCGCCGGCCACCGTTTTTTGTCACTCGCCGTCGAACGTCCGCTGACGATCATGTACGACACCATCCTCGTTCCGACCGACGGCAGCACCGGGGCGCACGCGGCCGCACAGCACGCGCTGGCGCTCGCGGACGCCTTCGACAGCCGACTCCAGTTTCTGAGCGTCGTCAACGCCGCGAACGAGGACGGAATCGTCGGTCTCGATTCGATCGCCGAGCGGCGGACGGTGCTCGACGAGGAGGCGGCCGACGCGCTCGAAACGCTCGAAGCGCTCGCGACCGAGACGGACGTTTCCTACGAGACGGCGATCGAACACGGTACGGTCCACGAGACGATCCTCGATATCGCCGATCGTGACGCCGATCTCGTCGCGATGGGCACCCACGGGCGCACGGGTCTCCAGCGCGTGCTCATCGGCAGCGTCACCGAGCGCGTCGGCCGGACGAGCGACGTTCCAGTCTTCACGACGCGACGGGAACCGGCCACCGATGCCGGCTACGGCGACGTGCTGATCCCGACCGACGGCAGCGACGCTGCGACCGCCGCCGTCGAACACGGGTTGGCGATCGCCGATCGCTACGACGGCACCGTCCACGCGCTGTCGGTCGTCGATCTGAACTCGCTGGCGGGCTCCTACGACGTCGGTCCCGGCATCTCGACGGTCATCGACACCTGGTCGGACGACTGCGAGCGCGCCGTCGCGACCGTCGCCGACACGGCCGAGGAGCGCGGGATCGACGTCGTCACCGAAGTCGTCCAGGGTACACCCTACCGGGCCATCACCGACTACGTCGACGCGGCGGATATCGATCTCGTCACGATGGGGACGCATGGCCGAACGGGAATCGAACGCTATCTCGTCGGTAGCGTAACCGAGCGCGTCGTCAGAACCAGCGACGTTCCCGTCCTCACGACGCGAGACGTCTGATTTCCAATCGTCGGGGCCACGCGTCAGATTCGCCACCAGTTCGTCGGTAATACGTCAGTAACGTGCCGACCGCACGGCAATGGTCGACGAACGGGTGCGTTTGTCTTGCACTGACACACGATAATCATCCTGATTGACTGCGAACGACCGAACCAATAGCAATATGATGGTGTGGTTGTCTAGGTGTGGATGAGATGTTTGCACTCGATTCGATAGCTGGTGGCTTCGTTCTCCGACCGCGGTTCGACGCGCGCTCGACCGGCCGGCGGTGTCGATGAGCACACGGCAACTGGCGATCGCGTTCGTCACGCTCGGCACGCTCTGGGGGAGTTCGTTCGTCGCGATCGACCTCGGACTGCCGTACTTCCCGCCGCTGGAGTTCGCCGGCTTGCGATTCCTCATCGCCGGCGTGGTGATCCTGGCCTACGCGTGGCTGACGACGCCGCGCTGGCGACCACGAGGTCGTCGTGAATGGACGCTCGCGGGCGTCGCGGGGGCCTTTCTCATCGGCGGCCACCACTCGTTTCTCTATCTCGGCCAACAGTATCTCAGCGGTGCCGTCGCCGCCATCGTCGTCAGCCTCGGGCCGGTACTGACGGCGCTGTTCGCCGTCGCCATCCTCGATGCCCATCTCTCGGCGCTCGACGGGCTCGGGTTCGCGTTCGGCCTCTTCGGCGTGTTGCTGGTCGCCCAGCCCGGCATCGCCGAGGAGAGTAGCTTACCGCTCGCCGAGCGGATCGCGGCGCTCGATCCCGGCGCGCTGCTGGCCGGCGACATGACCGGCATCGTGCTGGTCTTCTTCGCGGCGGCCTCGTTCGCGCTCGGCGGCGTGCTGACGCGGACGATCGAGACGACGCTGCCGATGCGCACCGTCCAGGCCTGGGCGATGTTGATCGGAGCGGCGTTGCTCATGCTCACGGGCGGCCTGCGCGGTGAATCGCTCGCCGCCATTCGATGGACGCCGACGGCGGGGATCTCGCTGCTCTATCTCGGCCTCGTCTCGGGTGCCGGAGCCTTTCTCATCTACTTCACGCTGCTCGACCGCCTCGGCCCGGCACAGGTCAACCTCATCGGCTATCTCGAACCCGCGGCCGCGACCGTGCTCTCGTGGCTCGTCCTGGGCCAGCTCATCGACACGCTGACCGCGCTCGGCTTTGCCGCCATCATCGCCGGGTTCGTCTGCATCCAGCGGCGCTCGCTGGTCAACCTCTTCGTCCGGCGGTCGTCGCCCGCTTCCGACTGAACTCCTTCCCGCGGTTCTCCGAAAGATCGGCGAAGACCGACGACCCTTATTTCCGTGCGAAAATCAGATAGCCGGTGTGCCCGACACCGGCCGTCGAGGGGCGCGTCCCGCGCTCGTCGACGTCCATCTCGCGCTGGATCGTCTCGTACGTGTCGGCGTCCATCCCCACCGAGTCGAGCGTTTCGACCGTCTCGCGCATGCTCTCGACGAACGGCGAGTAGATCGCGACGAATCCCCCCGGAACGAGCAGATCGGGCGCGTGTTCGACGACCGCCGGCGCGTCCGCGGTGTCGAGCGTGAGCAGGTCGAAGCGACGATCGAGTTCGTCGAGTTCGTCGAGCACGTCGCCAGTGCGGACGTCGACGCTGCCGCCGCTCGTGTCCTCCTCGACCCCGGCGAGAGTCATGTTCTCGCGGGCGACGGCGGCGAACTCGGGGTCCTGTTCGTACGTCGCGACCGACGCGCCCGCACGGCCGAGCGCGGCGGCGAGCACGCCCGTTCCGGTGCCGGCGTCGAGCACCCGGTCGCCAGTCGCGACGCCGGTGTGGCCCATCACCAGACCGATGTCTCGGGGTAACATCGGTGCGCCGGTGCGCTCGAAATGGTTGAAGAGATCCGGACCGCGGAGCTCTCTGACTTCGAATTCGGTGCCGAGATGCGTTTCGAGCACGTCGCCACTACTCGCGTCCGTCGGTACGTCGAGCACGCCGAGATCCGTCTCCAACTTCGCGCCCGGCTCGCGGAGATACTCGCGGCCCTCGCCGACGAGCAGAACGGCCGTCACTCCAGTCGCGAGACCGCCGCCGCGAGGTCGCCGTCCTCGGCGTCGAGCGCCTCGCGTGCCTCCTCGGGACTCGCATCCGTGCGCTGGGCGACGATCTCGACGTCCGAATCGGGAATCCGATCCGTACCGCCCGTGTCGGCATCGTCGTCGCCCTCGCCGAGCGGGATCGCTTCCTCGTCGTCGGCCGAGCGTGTCTCGGGCTCGCCCGTGATGGTGTAGGTCGCCTGTCCCTGGGCGTCCATCCGCTGGACCTCGGCGTCGTCGAAGACGAGTTCCTCGTCGCCGGTGCGGATGACGATCTCCTCGGCATCGATCTCCTCGATGTCGATGCCCATCTGTTTCATCATCTGTTGCATCTTGCGCGGGTTCAGACCGCCGCCTCCTCCGAACATACCTGCGGATGGACAGCCAGCGCCTTGTGGCTTCCGACCCACTCCGAGACGACCGCGCGGAGGCAAACGGTTTTGCGCGACCGCTTCCCAGACAATCCATGCGCCGAGCGGACGCCGACGCGACGACGCGCCAACGCATCGCCGACCATCTCCGCGAACAGCCGGCCGCCGCGAGCAGCCTCGCGACCGAGTTTTCGATCACGACGGCGACCGCGCTCGATCACGTCGAGCACGTCGCCCAGTCGATCGACGGGACCGACGAGGAGCTGCTGGTCGCCCCGCCGGAGTGTCGTGACTGCGGGTTCGACGGGTTCGACGACCGCATCAACCGCCCCTCACGCTGTCCCGAGTGCAAGAGCGAGGCGATCGAGGAGCCGCGCTTCACTGTCGAGGGGTAGCTTCAGCTTCGGGGGCCTCGACGGGCTCGGCCACTGCCCGGTGATCCTCGTAGACGTCGTTCGCCCACCGCACGAGCGCCTCGTCGGCCCCGTCGAGGCACTCGTGGAGCGAGCCGTGCTCGTCGTAGGTCGAGACCAGCACGCGCTCGTCGAGAATCGCGAGCCCGAACGTGATCTCACCGGGATAGAGATAGAGCGTGAACCGATCGATCGAATGCGCGGCCGCGAGCGCCTCCGGGTAGGCCGACTGCGACGCATCGAGCACCGAACTATCGATGAGATACTCCATCTCCGCCCCGGACGTGGCGAGTTCGCGCGCACCGTCGTTGAGCACGGGGCTGACGACCGGGGAGATGCCGCGAAACGTGTCGACGTCGCTCGTGGCGAACGCGTCGGCGACGTGGCCGATGGCCGCGTGGGGGTTCTCCGGCGCGTTCGACACCAGCTGCGCGTCGTCGAGCGCCGCCGCAGGCAGCGTCGTGGCCGCCTCGCCGAGATGTTGGAGAAACGATCCCCACTCGTCGACGCGCTCGATCGTCGCTTCGAGCAGTTCGTACTGATCGAGCACGAGCCGTCCGCCGACCGTAAGCTGGTAGACACCGCCCTCGTTGTGGATCCACTCGCGGTCGGCGAGCCCGTCGAGCGCCCGATGGACCGTCGAGCGCGACAGCCCACACTCACAGACCAGTTCACACTGCCGACGCGGCCGTTCCTGGAGCGCTTCCAGGATCCGGACGCGATTTTCCGAACCGGCGAGAAACGCGACGTGTTCCCAAGACGCCATTCGATTGGGGATTTCCGTGCAGACGAAAGAAGCTTCCGCTGGGTACTGTCAACCGCGGCGATACTCCTCGATCGCTGCCCGGTAGCCCGAGCGATAGGTCGGATGGGAAAACTCGTAGCCCAGTTCCCGAAGCTTGTCGTTCGAGCAGCGTTTCGACGTCTCGATGCGTCGCCGCGCCGGTGCCGAGAGTCCCTCGTCGGCGAGGCGCTCGGCGGTCGTCCGTTTCTCCGGGCGGGGCACGTCACACTCGTCGGCCAGCCAGTCGGCGAATTGCCACTTTGCGACCGGCTCGTCGTCGACGGCGAGCACCGTCTCGCCGCGCGCCACGTCGCTTTCGAGCAGGAATCGGATCGCGCCGGCGGCATCGGCGCGATGGACCATGTTGAGATACCCCTCCGTCACGGGCCCGTCGAGGTAGCGATCGAGCCGGTAGCGTTCCGGACCGTAGAGACCCGCAAAGCGCACCACGGTGCCGTCGATGCCGTGTTCGTCCGCTGCCGCTATGGCGATCCGCTCGGCCTCGGCGAGCACCTCGGTCTTCTCGGTCGTCGGCTCGATGGGTGTCCCCTCGTCGACCCAGTCGCCGTCGTGATCGCCGTAGACGCCCGTCGAGGAGGTGTAGACGAGCCGATCGGGTGGCTCCTCGCGTGCGCCGAAGGTCTCGATGGCGGTCCGGAGCCCGTCGACGTAGATCTCGCGGGCGGCGTCGGCTCCGCGACCGCCGGAGCTCGCGGCGAACACCACCGTATCGACGTTCGGAACGGCCGCGAGCTCCTCCTGACTGGTGACGTCGGCCTCGACGGCCTCGAAACCGGCGCGTTCGATCGCCGCCCGCCCGTCGGCCGATCGGCGCACGCCGACGACCCGGCGATCGGGCGCGAGGCTACGACCGAGTGCAAGGCCGACGTAGCCACAGCCGAGGATGGCGACGCTCATGGCTTTCGTTCCTCGATGTAGCCGTGGAGCAGCGCGAACTCGTCGAGCTCCATCGCGAGCCGTCCCTCGATCTTCTGCTGGATCTCGCGCGCGTCGAGCGCACCGTCGATGCCCGATTCGAGCGCCTCGACGTCGAGAACTGCGGTGGTCATCCCCATCAGGAGATGATCGCGTGCTTCCATGGCGATGGCGTCGGCGTCGGGTTCCTCGGGATCGAGCGCGAGCACGGCCGCGGCCTCGTCGAGTGTGAGCGACGGCGATTCGCCGTTCGTGAGCGCCCCGACGCCCTCGACGCCCGTCTCCTCGCGGATCGTGTCGCTGCCGTGGCTCTCGACGACCGAACGGAGGAGTTCGTCGTACCGCGCGCGCAGTTCGTCGGGCGTGAGTTCGCCCGCATTCTCGACGTCGTGGAACATGGCTCCGGTAGCCGTCCCCGACGTAAGTGGATTGAGTTCGTCCGTGACGCCGTATCCCCGAGCGAGCGCCTCGGCCAGACCGGTCACGGCGGCGAGTTCGCCCACCCGTCCACCGCGAGCGAGCGCCGCGCGGGCCGCCACGAGCGGTTCCCGATGTGCTCGCCGCGCCAGCGTCGCATCTCGATCGGCGACGAGGGCGGCGAAGCGAGCCGCGGCGAGCAACATGCCGACCGTCCCCTCGTCGTGACGGCGCTCGCAGTCCTCGTCGTGGATTTCGATTTCGGTGATAGAGTCGTCGAGCGCCGCGATGGCGGTCGCCCGACAGGCTGGCGTCGTCGCGATCCGGCCATCCCCGACGCAGTCGCTCGCGTCGATCAAAAGACGACTGCTCTCGACGGATGGTTCACAGTCACAGCGTGCGTCCACCCGGTTGGTCGGCTCGATGCTCGTGCGATGCGACGGCTCCACGCCGCCGATTGGTCGCGGCTTCGGGTTTGAACGTTCGTGCTCGGTGCAAGCAGCCGGGAATGCCGGTAATTACTCGTAGGCCAGCTGCATGATCCACTGCGAGAAGGCGTCGCTGTCGGCCTCGACGTCCTCCTCGCCGACCAGCGGCGAGAGGTTGTTGCCGGCCATCAGCAGCGAGAAGTCGAGATCGCGCGCCGCCGGGGCGATGTAGTAGGTGTTGTGGCCCTCGTAGACGGTGTCCTCGCGCTCGACGAGCCCGTGCTCTTCGAGGCGCTCGGCGATGCGACTGCCTGTGCGCGAGTCGACATCGAGCTCCTTCCAGAAATCGCTTTGGTGGATACCGCCCGTCGAGCGAACGAGTTCGAGACCGGCACGCTCGTCCTCCGAGAGCTCCACCTCGGCCGTCGTGCTCATACGCTATCCACACCGCCGGATGGGTTAAATCCGGCGTTCGACCGGCTCGAACGCGGTTCGACAGGGTGGCCCGTCGGCGAACGCGTACTTGCCATCGCCATCCTCGTCGATGGTGATGAGCGACGACGAGCGCGTGCCGAAGCCGAACTCCTCGTGATGGACGCAGACCCCGTAGTCGTGATCGCCAAGGACATCGGCCGCGCGATCGAGCCACTCCTCGCTCGTTTCGCCGGGATCGGGCTGAAGCGCCGCGCGCACCTGGCGGCCGTTTTCGGCCTGGCGCTCGCCGCGCTCGGGCCACGACTCGGGCACGTCGACGTCGCCGATCGCGCCGGTGTTCATCACGACGTGGACGCCGGGGTCGAGGTTTCGGAGCTGCAACTGGCCGTCCCATTCGAGCAAGATCGCCGCCCGCGCATCGGCCACCACGACGTTGAACCCCTCGTACTCGTCGGCCTCAACGGCGCGCTCGACGTGACGGGCGGCCGCCTCCGCCGAGTCGCGTTCGAGCGCGTCCCTGACGAGCAGTCCGCGCGAGCGCTCGCCCGCCAGCTCCTGATCGGTCCAGCGGTTCGTCACCGCGACGAACAGTCCGTGCTCGTTGTAGCCGATCCACGTCCCGCCGGCCTTGGCATCGCTCGGAGCAAGGATTGCGGGTTCGTCCGAGAGCAATCCTGGTGGGTTCGACTCGCGGTCGACGGCCTCGTCGCGGTTGGCCGCCACCGCCACCGGACGGTCGGCGAAGACCTGCCACGCGAGCACGAGGGTGCACATGGTTCGAAGAAGGGGCCGGCGCGCCTAAATAGGCCTGGTCAGTGCACCAGTCAGTCGTCGGTCGGTGTCGCCTCGACCTCGCTGCCCTCCTCGACGGCGGTCGTGAGCGAGACGTTGAGCACGAGCATCGAGGCGAGTCCACCGACGACGGTGACGATGTTCTTCACCGCGTGGTCGACGATGGCCGCGCCGAGGGCGATCGGCGTGGCGACCGGTGTCAGTCCGACGACGAGCAGGCTGAACGCACCCTCGTAGAGACCGAGCCCGCCCGGCGAGAGCGGGAGCACTTTGGCGAGGTTGCCGACGCTGACGGCGAAGAAGCCGACGGCGACGAGCGTCGTGAGAGGCAGTGCGACGTCGAAGGCGGCGAACACGAGCAGGGCAGTGATGACGTCGAGCGTCCAGATCACGACGCTGCTCGCGCCGATACGGGCGAACGCACCGCGATCGCCGGCGACAGTTTGCACGTCGCCGACGAACCGCTCGATGACGCCCGCGACGCGGTCGGCGTAGGCGTCCGAGCTCACCTTCTCCATCCCGCGACGGACGAGATTGCGATCCGAGCGCGCGCTGGCGACGATGGCACCGACGAGGACGATAGCGGCCACCCCGACGCCGCTGGCGACGAGGAGGGCGACGCGCCCGCTTTGATTCCCGCCGGCGACGGTCGCACCAAGCCCCGAGAGGCTAGTGATCCCCGTCCCGGCGAGTCCAATGAGAACGACGCCGGCGAGCAGCGTGATCGTGAGCAGATCGAAGACCCGTTCGACAGCCAGCGAGGCGAAGCCCGTCGGGTAGGGGACGCGTCGGCGTGTCTTGACGACGTAGGCCCGGACCGCGTCGCCCGCCCTCGCCGGGAAGACGAGGTTGCCGGTCTGGGAGATGAACACCGCACCGGTGAGGAAGCCGAGCCCTTCGGTGTAGCCGAGCTCTTCGAGGATGTCGCGGTAGCGTCCCCCGCGGAGCGGCCACGAGAGAACATAGACGAGCGCCGCGGCGACGACGAGCGCCGGGTTCGCGGTCTCGATCTCGGCGATCATCCGTGAGACGTCGATGTACTGTGGCATCAGCGCGACGGCGAACAGCGTGAGCAGCGTGCCGGCGACGAGCGTCACGCGCCGAGTGATCCGTGGCGCGACGGCGAGCTGCCACCACGTTCGCAGCACCCCGCTGCCCATGCCGAGCACGTCGCGGACGAAATCGACCTTCGTATCGCCCTTCGGCGTCCAGTCGACGGGGAACTCCCGGACGCGGTAGCCGGCGCGCTGGGCGCGCACGAGTAGCTCGGTGTCCCAGAACCAGTGGTCGTCCTCGACATCGGTGAGGAGATCGTCGAGCACCGCGCGGTCGAAGGCCTTGAACCCACACTGGTGGTCGTGGACCGACGAGCGTAGGAACAGCCGGACGAGCCCGTTGTAGACGCGGCTCGGCACGTCGCGGTTCGCCGGCCGGTCGGCGTCGCTCGCCGCGAGCAGGCGCGAGCCGGTGGCGACGTCGTACTCGCCGGAGCGAACGGAGGTGACGAGTTCTTCGAGATGCCCCATGTCCGTCGCGAGATCGGTGTCGAAGTACGCGAGCGTGTCACCGCGCGCCGCCCGGAAGGCACGGGTGAGCGCGCCGCCGCGGCCGAGCCGCTCGTCACTGTGGACGTGGCGCACGCGGTCGTCCTCGCGGGCGAGCCGGGCGGCGATTTCGGGCGTGTCGTCGGTACAGCCGTCCTCGGCGACGAGCAGCTCGAACGAGCCGTCGGGGAGGAACGATCCGAGCGTGTCGAGCGTGGTTTCGACGGTCGCTGAGAGCGTGCGCTCCTCGTCGTAGGCCGGAAGGACGACGCTCACGGCGACCGAACTCATTGCTCCGAATGCGCCAGCCATCGACAAATCATTTCCGGGTTCTACACGGTCCCCGTTCGCTCGCTCTCAGTCGGCCCCTTCCGGCGCGCGGGCAGTGGCGAAACCGGGGAGCTCGACGCCGAGCGCGTCGCTGGCCTCGGCGGGCGACCCGTACGGCCGGTTCACGACGAGCGTGCCCGCGCGCTGGTCGCCGAGCCCGGGCAACGCCGCGAGTTCGTCCATCGAGGCACGGTTGAGATCGAGCGGTGCCGGCACGCCCGATACGGAGCGATAGCCGTGGTCGGTGACGGCGACGTCGGTGACGTTCCCGAGATCACGCTCGCCAGGAATCGCCACCAAGAGTGGGTAGGTTCCGAGCTGCCGACCGAATGTCTTGCCGTCCTGATGGTATTCGAGATGGACGTCCGGCAGGAGCGTCCCGGCGGGCGCGACACGCTGGAGCATCGGGTTGTCGATCTCCTCGCGGACCTCGGTTTTGTACTGCTTGAACAGTTTCTTGTGATCGTCGGCGATCTGCGTGCCGGTCTCGCTCATCTCGGTCCCGTCGAAGGCCATCACCTGCCGGATGTTCACCCGGCGGAGCGAGAGGCCGGCGTCGTAGACCCGGTGGAGAAATTCCTTATTGAGTTCGAACGTCTCCTCGCGCTCGCCCTGCAGCCCGTGGAGGAGATTGATACCGGGCAGCAGTTTCGGCAGGCGGTTAGCGGTTCCATCACTCTCAGGCCGCCAGCCGGCCTCTTCGTTGACGATCTCGACGGCGCGGAAGCACTCGTCGGCGGTCACGTTCAGATCGTTCTGTTCCTGGACGACGGGGTCGGCGCTTTCGAGCCCGAAGGCAGCCGTGTCGCCGGGCGTGTTGTGTTCGGCGATGATCCGCAGTCCCTCCCGCGATTGCTCCGGCCAGCGCACGATGGTGATCGGGTTGATGTTGTCGAGGTGGAGCGTTTCGAGGTCGGGCGCGACATCCCGAATGCCGCCGTAGAGCTCCCGGAGCGCGTCGGGGTTGGGTGCTTCACCGTCGCCGCCGTAGGCGAGAAGGTCGGCCTGTCGGCCGAGGCGGAAGTGTTTGACGCCGCGGTCGGCGAGCGCAGCGACTTCGTTGACGATCGAATCGGGCGGACGAAAGGAGGGGTTTCCATACAGGGGTTCGGTACAGAACGAACAGCGGTAGGCACAGCCCCTGGACGTTTCGAGCTCGCAGATGAGGTAGTCGGGATGGTTCGGGTGCTGGGAGACGACGAACGCGCCCTGTCGTGCCCAGCGCGTGACTTCCCCGACATCGCGGACGCGATTGCTGAACCCCTCCAACCCATTGCCCACGAGATCGTGGGCGGCGGCCTCGACGTCGCCCTTGGCGACGAACTCGAAATCGAGGTCCTTGCGTTCGGTCTCTTGGCCGCCGGCGTTCTCCTCCCCGACGCCGAACCGTACCGGACCACCCATCAGGCTCGTGCCCTCGGCGACCCACGCGAGCTCGCGGACCTCGTCGGGTTCGGCGGGCGTGCCGCCGACGTACTTTCCGGGAACGGTCATCCCACCGAGATAGATCATCAGATCGGCCTGGGCGACGTCACGCCACTTGTCCCGCTCGTCGCGCAGTTCGTCGATCGTGTGGTAGGTGATCTGCTCTTCGGGAACGCCCGCATCGACGAGCGCGCCGGCGGTGAACCGTGGATACGTGGAGATGTACGGCGGCACCCCGAAGTGGGCGGGTTCGTCGACGTACCCATCGACCAGGGTGACGTCGAGCGTGGCTGGATCGGTCATGGGGTCACAAGAGCGTCGCGGCGTAAAACTCCCACTCTCACGACCCGTGGGGTTGATAGGTCGTCCGGCAGTACGGGACGTATGCCCGCAACCCTCGAAGTGGTCTGTGAGAACGACGACTGTGAGCTCGACATGTTCGAGATGCACTACACCTACGACATGCCCGACGACGTGGGCATCGACGCCTTCGAATGTCCGTACTGCACTAAGACGGACTCGCTCCGGGAGGTCGAACTGTGAGCAGCGATGTCGGCGAATCGGTCCTCAAGCGCGTGCTCGACGGCGTCGGACGGTTCGCTGGTCGTGCCCAGGAGCGCCGCCCGCTGGCGACCGATCTGCTCGAAAGCGACGACGCCTATCTCGTCGTCTTCGACGCGCCCGACGCGAACGCCGACGATGTCCAAGTCCGCTTCTCCGAGCGCGCCGTCCACGTCCGTATCGACCGCACCCGCGAGCACCGCGAAGGGTTCGAGATGCGCTTTCCCGGTCGCGGCCTCTCGCTCGACGGCAGCGTGACGCTCCCCGCCGAGGCGACGGTCGATCCCGACGTCGCGAGCGCGTCGCTCACCGCCGAGGGCACGCTCGAAGTCGAGCTACCGAAAGTCGA belongs to Halococcus qingdaonensis and includes:
- a CDS encoding universal stress protein — translated: MYDTILVPTDGSTGAHAAAQHALALADAFDSRLQFLSVVNAANEDGIVGLDSIAERRTVLDEEAADALETLEALATETDVSYETAIEHGTVHETILDIADRDADLVAMGTHGRTGLQRVLIGSVTERVGRTSDVPVFTTRREPATDAGYGDVLIPTDGSDAATAAVEHGLAIADRYDGTVHALSVVDLNSLAGSYDVGPGISTVIDTWSDDCERAVATVADTAEERGIDVVTEVVQGTPYRAITDYVDAADIDLVTMGTHGRTGIERYLVGSVTERVVRTSDVPVLTTRDV
- a CDS encoding DMT family transporter; protein product: MSTRQLAIAFVTLGTLWGSSFVAIDLGLPYFPPLEFAGLRFLIAGVVILAYAWLTTPRWRPRGRREWTLAGVAGAFLIGGHHSFLYLGQQYLSGAVAAIVVSLGPVLTALFAVAILDAHLSALDGLGFAFGLFGVLLVAQPGIAEESSLPLAERIAALDPGALLAGDMTGIVLVFFAAASFALGGVLTRTIETTLPMRTVQAWAMLIGAALLMLTGGLRGESLAAIRWTPTAGISLLYLGLVSGAGAFLIYFTLLDRLGPAQVNLIGYLEPAAATVLSWLVLGQLIDTLTALGFAAIIAGFVCIQRRSLVNLFVRRSSPASD
- a CDS encoding methyltransferase domain-containing protein, encoding MTAVLLVGEGREYLREPGAKLETDLGVLDVPTDASSGDVLETHLGTEFEVRELRGPDLFNHFERTGAPMLPRDIGLVMGHTGVATGDRVLDAGTGTGVLAAALGRAGASVATYEQDPEFAAVARENMTLAGVEEDTSGGSVDVRTGDVLDELDELDRRFDLLTLDTADAPAVVEHAPDLLVPGGFVAIYSPFVESMRETVETLDSVGMDADTYETIQREMDVDERGTRPSTAGVGHTGYLIFARK
- a CDS encoding nascent polypeptide-associated complex protein — encoded protein: MFGGGGGLNPRKMQQMMKQMGIDIEEIDAEEIVIRTGDEELVFDDAEVQRMDAQGQATYTITGEPETRSADDEEAIPLGEGDDDADTGGTDRIPDSDVEIVAQRTDASPEEAREALDAEDGDLAAAVSRLE
- a CDS encoding transcriptional regulator, coding for MRRADADATTRQRIADHLREQPAAASSLATEFSITTATALDHVEHVAQSIDGTDEELLVAPPECRDCGFDGFDDRINRPSRCPECKSEAIEEPRFTVEG
- a CDS encoding helix-turn-helix transcriptional regulator translates to MASWEHVAFLAGSENRVRILEALQERPRRQCELVCECGLSRSTVHRALDGLADREWIHNEGGVYQLTVGGRLVLDQYELLEATIERVDEWGSFLQHLGEAATTLPAAALDDAQLVSNAPENPHAAIGHVADAFATSDVDTFRGISPVVSPVLNDGARELATSGAEMEYLIDSSVLDASQSAYPEALAAAHSIDRFTLYLYPGEITFGLAILDERVLVSTYDEHGSLHECLDGADEALVRWANDVYEDHRAVAEPVEAPEAEATPRQ
- a CDS encoding NAD-dependent epimerase/dehydratase family protein, encoding MSVAILGCGYVGLALGRSLAPDRRVVGVRRSADGRAAIERAGFEAVEADVTSQEELAAVPNVDTVVFAASSGGRGADAAREIYVDGLRTAIETFGAREEPPDRLVYTSSTGVYGDHDGDWVDEGTPIEPTTEKTEVLAEAERIAIAAADEHGIDGTVVRFAGLYGPERYRLDRYLDGPVTEGYLNMVHRADAAGAIRFLLESDVARGETVLAVDDEPVAKWQFADWLADECDVPRPEKRTTAERLADEGLSAPARRRIETSKRCSNDKLRELGYEFSHPTYRSGYRAAIEEYRRG
- a CDS encoding DUF5791 family protein: MEPSHRTSIEPTNRVDARCDCEPSVESSRLLIDASDCVGDGRIATTPACRATAIAALDDSITEIEIHDEDCERRHDEGTVGMLLAAARFAALVADRDATLARRAHREPLVAARAALARGGRVGELAAVTGLAEALARGYGVTDELNPLTSGTATGAMFHDVENAGELTPDELRARYDELLRSVVESHGSDTIREETGVEGVGALTNGESPSLTLDEAAAVLALDPEEPDADAIAMEARDHLLMGMTTAVLDVEALESGIDGALDAREIQQKIEGRLAMELDEFALLHGYIEERKP
- a CDS encoding helix-turn-helix transcriptional regulator, with product MSTTAEVELSEDERAGLELVRSTGGIHQSDFWKELDVDSRTGSRIAERLEEHGLVEREDTVYEGHNTYYIAPAARDLDFSLLMAGNNLSPLVGEEDVEADSDAFSQWIMQLAYE
- a CDS encoding NRDE family protein; this translates as MCTLVLAWQVFADRPVAVAANRDEAVDRESNPPGLLSDEPAILAPSDAKAGGTWIGYNEHGLFVAVTNRWTDQELAGERSRGLLVRDALERDSAEAAARHVERAVEADEYEGFNVVVADARAAILLEWDGQLQLRNLDPGVHVVMNTGAIGDVDVPESWPERGERQAENGRQVRAALQPDPGETSEEWLDRAADVLGDHDYGVCVHHEEFGFGTRSSSLITIDEDGDGKYAFADGPPCRTAFEPVERRI
- a CDS encoding flippase-like domain-containing protein encodes the protein MSSVAVSVVLPAYDEERTLSATVETTLDTLGSFLPDGSFELLVAEDGCTDDTPEIAARLAREDDRVRHVHSDERLGRGGALTRAFRAARGDTLAYFDTDLATDMGHLEELVTSVRSGEYDVATGSRLLAASDADRPANRDVPSRVYNGLVRLFLRSSVHDHQCGFKAFDRAVLDDLLTDVEDDHWFWDTELLVRAQRAGYRVREFPVDWTPKGDTKVDFVRDVLGMGSGVLRTWWQLAVAPRITRRVTLVAGTLLTLFAVALMPQYIDVSRMIAEIETANPALVVAAALVYVLSWPLRGGRYRDILEELGYTEGLGFLTGAVFISQTGNLVFPARAGDAVRAYVVKTRRRVPYPTGFASLAVERVFDLLTITLLAGVVLIGLAGTGITSLSGLGATVAGGNQSGRVALLVASGVGVAAIVLVGAIVASARSDRNLVRRGMEKVSSDAYADRVAGVIERFVGDVQTVAGDRGAFARIGASSVVIWTLDVITALLVFAAFDVALPLTTLVAVGFFAVSVGNLAKVLPLSPGGLGLYEGAFSLLVVGLTPVATPIALGAAIVDHAVKNIVTVVGGLASMLVLNVSLTTAVEEGSEVEATPTDD